A segment of the Sphingopyxis sp. OAS728 genome:
ATCTAGCCCCTCCGCAAGCGAACGCAGAAACGCAATGTTGTGGTTGTAGGGTGTGTAGAAAGTGACTGTGAGTAGCAGGCAGTGGTAAAGCTGCTCCGTGGCCTGATGAAGCTGAAAGGCGGCGTTCTTGCAGAAGCCATCGTCTAACGCGTGCTTGTAGCTTCGAAAGAACGCAAGCGCGGTCGGCATGCCCTCCTCAAAGTAGTCCTTCGCCGCCACCAATGCCTGATCCGGTGTCTTAGGCTTCGGCGTAGCCAGTCCTCGCCCTTCAGTTTCGTAAATTGCTATCCCGTCCTTCACGACCTCCATGAAGAAAACACGCCCGTGCGATAGCCCCTCGTTCACCTCATGCAGGCTGTGTATGATGAAGTTCACTGGGGTCCGAAGCGTCCTCTCAATCGTGTACGCGCGGATCAATCGTTCCTCGGCCTTCGCCCAATAAGCGGCGCGATCGGTCAGCTCCTTCTGGCTGACGATGATGAGGATGTCATAATCGGATTTATACTGGTTCGCCGACAGCGGCGCATCGATCCAGTCTCCCCGTGCATGACTACCGAAGAGAATGATCTTGAGAATGCGCGCACCCTTGCGCGGCCCGGTCGCATTCTCGGTCGCCTGGCCGAACTCGTCGAAAATGATTTCGACGACGCGCTCAAGCTCGCGCTGCTTGGCCGCGGGAAGATGGTCGAGGTCGGTGCGCATGGTAATGAATCTTCGGGAATATCGCGCAGTTTGGCAAGGGCTAACGACCGCGCGAATGCGATTGAATAACTTGGTGCGCGGCTGCGTTGGAAGGCCGGAGGTCACTCACGATATCGACGGGCCGCTGCGCTGCCGCCCCATCGTCCAATTGATCCCGCCGTCACGCATGATGCCTGCAACGGGCTTGCCGATTTGCCGATCGAGTACCGGCCGCCACGGTACCAGCGTAAAATCCCGTGATCGTTCGACCAACGCGTGCCGCCCGCTCGCCATCTCCACCGTTCGCACAAAACGACCCTCGATCCGCTCGCCAGACTTAGCCTCCTTGAAGGGCTTGCCAAGCTCCTCCGACAGCTGCCCGGCAACGCGCAGCAATTCACGGCGCTGGAGGGCCGCGAGCATACCGCGACGGTAAGTGACTTGCCCGCCCTGCTCTTCTGCTAACTGCTCGGCGATCAGCCACTGACGCCGCAACGCTTGCGCGGCTCTGACCTCGCGTCCGAACCCGGCATTGCGCAGCTGGGTTGGGGTCTCGGTCACGAGCTCGCGATCGATCCACGTTGCGGCATCGATCGCGGGTAATTTCTCGATCGGTTCAGCGGACAGGATTTCGACATCGACAGGGCGGCTTCGCAGCTGCCGCTTTTCGAACGCCTCGACCTTGGCGAGATGATCGGACGATATCGTCCATGTCCCGTCGGGCTCGCGCTCGACGCTACGCATCACCCTTCGCATTGCCTCGAGCCGGCGAACATGCGTCTCGGCGAACGCCTGCTGCGCCGCAGGGTCGTGGCGTAAATGGGCGTCGACCGAGTAGCGCCCGTCGTTCGCCGCAGCGACCTCGATGATGGTTCGGTCCACGCCGCGCACGCCCCCGCCGCGCGGTGCGATGCTGACGATCGCGCCTTCGGGGGTCGGTTCGGTCTTTTCGCCGACGCCGATGTCGACATAATGGGCGCGACCATCGACCCCATCGACGAGCAGATAATGGCGATCGTCATGCTCGTCGGCCAGTCCGCGCATGATCACGCGGCCAACGAGCCGCGTGCTCGCCCCAGCCGTGGGTTCAAAGATCAGGCGATCGGTGCTCGCGCGTTCGACCTTTCTCGCGCCGAGCTCGCGCTGCATCGTGCGGATAATATCGCCGCGCTCGCCCATGCGGCGGAGCGTATCGGCGAAGCGCGGTTCGAGACGCCAGCTGTCGCCGCCCAGATGCGTGGCGAGATCCATCCGTGCGAGCTTCTGCAATCGTCCCGTCCGCAAGGATTGCTGGAGCGGGTCGCGATCGCGCGCGGTGACGAGGCCGAGATCGTTCATGTCGCGAACCAGCCGGCGGTCAATCGCGGTCAGCCTCTCCTCGCCGACATCGGAGCGGAGGCGCGCATCAATTTCGAGGTCGGTTCGGGGCCCCAGGTCGAGTGTCGCGATCGCCATCGCGCGCTCGCGGGCGCCGTGCGAAATATACTCGCGCGCGATGACCAGATCGGCGCCGCGATCATTTTTGCCGCGGATCATCACATGGCTGTGCGGATGACCGGTGTTGAAATGGTCGACGGCGACCCAGTCGAGCTTCGTGCCGAGGTCTTTCTCCATCTCGCTCATGAGCCGGCGGACGTAAGATTTGAGGTCGGCAAATTGATCGCCGTCCTCGGGCGCGACGATCATCCGGAACTGATGCCGATCCTGCGCGCAACGGGCGAGGAACGACTTGCCGTCGGCGACGTCGACATCGGCCGAATAAAGTTCGCCCGGCAACCCCTCGCGCGTCACGCCGTCGCGCTGGATATAGGAGAAATGCGCCTTGGCGGCGCCGAGCCCCTTGCCGGCGAGCGTGACGGGACGAAACTTCACGATGACCCGGCGAGACCGGAGCGCTGCATGCCTGCCCTGTCCGCGCAGCACCCGCGCGACGCTTGCGCCGCGACCGATCCGGCTGCCGTCGAACGGGCCGCGCCTGCCGCTTCTCTTGCCCGCACGCCGCGCCGCCTTGACCACGAGCCCGATGTAGCGGGCTTCCTTGCCGCGGCTGCGCATGCGCCCAAGCCGCGGGGTGAAATCATCATCGTCCATATCGCGTCCTTCCAGTCGGAACGACGCTCCCCAGGGTTAGAATGGCAATTCCGCCGAATTTGACAAGGAGTCTCGCGTTTGCGGCGTGAAAGGCGCGGAAATCCACGTGATCCGCGCCGCGAGTCTCGCGGCGGAAACGCGTGTCTCGCGAAACCGGCCAAAAAAGGATGTGCAGACAGTGAGTTACAATATCGCGAGATATTGCTTCTATCTTGCTATCAGCGCGCACCCCTCGATCCGACGCTCCTCCTCCCTTCCCAGCCGCTCTCCCCGCCGCCCCCTTGCCACCCCAGACAGGCAGAGAAAGAGGAGCAGTGCCTCGACGGCACCGCTCCTTTTCAAGCGCGATCGGCGCCCCTCAAACTGTCGTTTCGAATGCCTCGTCGGCGGCTATCTCATCCTGAAAATGCCGCACGCCCAGCAGCGCATCGACCGATCCCAGTGCATCGACAAGCAGCACCGCGACATAGTGCCGCCCGTCCAATATTCCGCTCACCGCGACGCGATCGAGCGCATCTTCCTCGTCCCGGTCGAGGCGCTCATAGCTGCCGAGCCTGCGTTCGCGCCCCCTCGCTTCCCAGTAAAAATCGGCGCCCTCGGCCTCGATAAATTGCCGCGCCAGGCCTTCCGCCGCCACGCTTCCGAACTCGATTTCGAGTCCGGCAACGAGCCGTTCAAACACGCGGGTATCACCGATGCTGATCGAAGACTGAAACATGATCCTTCTCCTTTGCGAAACGCCCTCCTCATCGAGGACGTTCCTTCAAAGACGGGCGGCGGCGCGGCTGTCAGGGCCGCGCGGAGCGCGCCGCGAAGCGGCGGTGGGGGAACCGATTTTCGCAGAAAATTGGGGGGACCGCCGGCCTTGCACAGCCGCGCCGCCGCCCGTCACACTTGGCCTTGCCGAGACGAGCCCCCACCCTCCCGGAGTCGCGCGGCGCCATCGGACTGGCGCTATTTTTTGGCGAAGGGTTTCGCACCTTTCGCCGCGATTATTCGCGAAATTCGAACAGCGAAAAGCCCCCGCACCGTCGCCGGTACGGGGGCGTTCGAGAGCCGCGATCAGTCGTTCGGATTCCAGATCAGCGCATAGCTGTCGTCGTCGTCCTGCCCGGCGGCGCGGCCGAGATTGCAGTAGAGCCGGCGCGGTCCGAACTCGGGGGCGGCAAGCGTCAGCGACACATATTGTTCGCCCGAGACCTGCCCGACACGGATCCAGCCTGCGCCGATCTCGACGCCGTCCGAATAGACCCGGTAGTCGGGCTGGGTCTCGCCCGCCTTGCTGCGGTTGGTACGAACCTCGATGCCCGCGCGGATCGTGAGCGTCTTGAGCTGCCCGACAAAACCCTTGTCGATGCTGCCGTTCACATAGCCGATGGCTGCCATTTTTCGTCTCCTCAAAACCGCCGCAGGGACCGTCCCCGCGGCATGGGCGGACCTGAGGACCGGTGCGATGGCGTCGCGCGAACCCGTAAGGGCCGCAGCGAAGCGGAGGACTTGAGGCGGGCCATTATTTGAGAGCGAAGCGGCCGCGAGGAGCGCGTGGCACACGCGCGGGGAAATAATCGCCCGCCGATGGTTTCGCGCGGCGCCGCGCCGGTCCAGGTCCCTCGCCCGGCGCCGGGAGACGGGGCTTGCGGAGACCGAAGGAGGACGAAGGGCCAGCGATATCCGGACGGCAGCAGGGATCGACCAGGCTTGGCTCAACCGCAGTCGAAGCGCCGCCCCATCGTCCGGGGATCATGCTCAGGAAAGCGAATCCCGGCATGGCGAACGGCGCCATATCGCTGCCGATGCTTGGCGCGCGACCGGGCCGCGATAGCGGGGAACGCAAGGGCGACTGTCGCGCGATGACACACCTCGCGGGCTTCGCCACTTGTCGCTTTCTGGTATCGGCAAAGCGCGCTAGGACCGCGCACCAGCCGGCGTCGCGGGGCCGATTGCGACCCAGCCCCGCGAAGCCGGTTGGCGACGATGCATCATCGATGCGCATATCGTCGGGGCGGTGGGATGGGGAAAACCGCACCGCCCCATATTCGCGGGGATCGTTGCCGATGCGAACCCCGTCCCGCCCAAGCCGTCATTCTGATATTCGTTCGACGAACAGGGGCGCTTTGGCGTTTTCAACCTATGCGAATCATCCGCGCGGCGGCAGGGCGTGCGCGACGACAACTTCTGCCGACCGGAGGCCGCAGCGACCCGCAGCCTCCAATCATCTGTGGGGGCGATGATGAAGATCATCGACTTGGCAGCGCGCGAGACCTTCGCGCGCCGCCTTTTTTCTTCTCTTCTTCAGCGCGCCGAGGCCGCTTGCGGCCGAGGCGCGCGCCCGACAGAAATCCATCGCGCCGTCACGAGCCGCAGCGCGGCGAAGGACGGCGCGATGGCCGCGATCAGGTTGGTGAAACTGGCGGATGAAAGGCGGGCGGCGAACCGCCCGCCCCTGCCTTAGGCCGCAAGCGGCGGGGCCTCGGCTTCGGCCTCGGTGTCGCTTTGGACGTCCCCGTCGATATCCATATCCACGTCGGCGGGATGGCCCTCGGCTAATTCGGCATCGACCATCGCTTCGAGATCGGCGCCCCAGCGTGCATGCGCGCGGACGCTGCCAACGCCGCCGCGCGCCGTATAGGCCGCAGGCGGGAACGCCATCCATCCGGGAACCCACGCCGAGACCTGCGTGCGCCCGTTGGCGCCGTCCAGATGATCGGCGATGATCCCTTTCAGCGCCTTCGCCTTCTCCTTTCCGTTCGCTGTCGCGACATCGGCGCCCGCCACCTCGCCGACGATGGCGAGCAGCACTTCGCGGTCGCGAAGCTGATCGAAGAAGGCCGCGTCGGCATGCCAATGCCTGCGCATATCGGTGCCGAGATGGACGCCGATCGCCTCGACCGCGAGGCTTCCCGCCTGCAAGGTTTCGCCCATCACGACCGCGACGACTTCCATCACCACCGGATCGGGAAGCTCGAGCAGACGCGCGAACACGCCCGCAAAGCCGGGCCGGTTGTAGCCCGAACCCGTCACTGTCGGCGCCTCGGGATCGAAACCGAGCACGCCAAGCACCGCGCGCCGCTGCGTATCGAAGACGGCCTCGGCGCTACAGGTTTCGACGCTCTCGGCGATGTCCTCCTTCGGCGCGCGCTGACTCTCGACATCGACGCGGTAATGGTCCGCGCCCGCGATGACATGCGCCACGAGCGCGCGAAGCGCGACCCCGCCGTGGCGCGCGAGGTCGGCGCGAACGGCGGCGTGGCGGTGGAGGTCGATATAAGTGTTCATCGCCGACGTGACCTCGGGCCGTGCCGCTTTGACGCGGTCGGCAGAACTGCCCGCGCTGGCGCCGCGCGCGGCTTCCTTCGCCGTCACGAAGCCTTCGTGGAAGGTCACTTCGCCGCTGTCGCGCACCTCGACATAGACGCGCCCACCCTTGCGCTTCGAGGCATGGGCATAGTCCCACGAGCGGAACCATTCGCCGCGCGCGAGTACCGCAACATCGCTCCAACCGGCCTCGATATAGCCAGCCTTGCGCGCTTCGATCTCGGCTATCTGCGCGGCCCAGAAGGCATCGCTGTCGGCGAAGAAACGGTCCTCGCCGAAGAGGTCGGCGACGATGGCGGCGCCGCTCGCCTCGGCATCGAACAGCGCATGCTTCACCGCAATCGCGCTGCCGCCGAAGAGCCATGCTTTCAGCTGATGGCCGGTCGGACAATAGGCCTGCGCGTCGTCGCGCAGCGCCAGCCAAGCGGTCTGCTGGCTTTTCGAGGCAAGAGTCAGATGGCGCACGGTGGCGGCGTCGATCTCGCCGCCGCGATAGAGGGTGCGGATGCGCGGCAGCAGCGCGCCGAGCGCAAGGATGCGCTTCACCGCCGAGACCTCAAAGCCGAAGACATCGGCGATGTCCTCGACGTTGCGGCCCGCCTTGACCAGCGCAATGAACGCCTCCCACTGGCTAACCTCGTCGGGCTTCACGCGCGCCAGATTTTCGAGCATCGACGCTTCGATGGCAGCGGCGTCGTCGGCATCGTCGAGGATAGCGCACGGCAGCGGCTTCACCTTAACGCCTTCGCGCGCAACGGCATTCATTGCCGTGAAGCGGCGCCGTCCGGCGACAATCTCGAAATGCCCTTCCGAACAGTTCGGGCGCACGAGCAATGGAACGAGAACGCCGCGTGCGCGAATGCTCGGCAAGATATCCGCGACGTCGGGATCCTTTCCTTTGCCGCGCATATTCGTCTTGGCAATCGACAGCTTGTCGAGATCGATAAAATCGAGTTTCATGGCACATGCTCCTAGTGAGTGCCGGTCCCGTTGGG
Coding sequences within it:
- a CDS encoding nucleotidyltransferase and HEPN domain-containing protein; the protein is MRTDLDHLPAAKQRELERVVEIIFDEFGQATENATGPRKGARILKIILFGSHARGDWIDAPLSANQYKSDYDILIIVSQKELTDRAAYWAKAEERLIRAYTIERTLRTPVNFIIHSLHEVNEGLSHGRVFFMEVVKDGIAIYETEGRGLATPKPKTPDQALVAAKDYFEEGMPTALAFFRSYKHALDDGFCKNAAFQLHQATEQLYHCLLLTVTFYTPYNHNIAFLRSLAEGLDRRLFGIWPESNRRERAMFQKLKEAYTKARYSKHYKISEEELIWLGARVEGLGHAVHQVCTDKIAELEKGAAAT
- the rlxS gene encoding relaxase/mobilization nuclease RlxS (I built this because a sul1 chimera in AMR looks like the C-terminus.) — translated: MDDDDFTPRLGRMRSRGKEARYIGLVVKAARRAGKRSGRRGPFDGSRIGRGASVARVLRGQGRHAALRSRRVIVKFRPVTLAGKGLGAAKAHFSYIQRDGVTREGLPGELYSADVDVADGKSFLARCAQDRHQFRMIVAPEDGDQFADLKSYVRRLMSEMEKDLGTKLDWVAVDHFNTGHPHSHVMIRGKNDRGADLVIAREYISHGARERAMAIATLDLGPRTDLEIDARLRSDVGEERLTAIDRRLVRDMNDLGLVTARDRDPLQQSLRTGRLQKLARMDLATHLGGDSWRLEPRFADTLRRMGERGDIIRTMQRELGARKVERASTDRLIFEPTAGASTRLVGRVIMRGLADEHDDRHYLLVDGVDGRAHYVDIGVGEKTEPTPEGAIVSIAPRGGGVRGVDRTIIEVAAANDGRYSVDAHLRHDPAAQQAFAETHVRRLEAMRRVMRSVEREPDGTWTISSDHLAKVEAFEKRQLRSRPVDVEILSAEPIEKLPAIDAATWIDRELVTETPTQLRNAGFGREVRAAQALRRQWLIAEQLAEEQGGQVTYRRGMLAALQRRELLRVAGQLSEELGKPFKEAKSGERIEGRFVRTVEMASGRHALVERSRDFTLVPWRPVLDRQIGKPVAGIMRDGGINWTMGRQRSGPSIS
- a CDS encoding DUF736 domain-containing protein; translation: MAAIGYVNGSIDKGFVGQLKTLTIRAGIEVRTNRSKAGETQPDYRVYSDGVEIGAGWIRVGQVSGEQYVSLTLAAPEFGPRRLYCNLGRAAGQDDDDSYALIWNPND
- a CDS encoding ParB/RepB/Spo0J family partition protein, which encodes MKLDFIDLDKLSIAKTNMRGKGKDPDVADILPSIRARGVLVPLLVRPNCSEGHFEIVAGRRRFTAMNAVAREGVKVKPLPCAILDDADDAAAIEASMLENLARVKPDEVSQWEAFIALVKAGRNVEDIADVFGFEVSAVKRILALGALLPRIRTLYRGGEIDAATVRHLTLASKSQQTAWLALRDDAQAYCPTGHQLKAWLFGGSAIAVKHALFDAEASGAAIVADLFGEDRFFADSDAFWAAQIAEIEARKAGYIEAGWSDVAVLARGEWFRSWDYAHASKRKGGRVYVEVRDSGEVTFHEGFVTAKEAARGASAGSSADRVKAARPEVTSAMNTYIDLHRHAAVRADLARHGGVALRALVAHVIAGADHYRVDVESQRAPKEDIAESVETCSAEAVFDTQRRAVLGVLGFDPEAPTVTGSGYNRPGFAGVFARLLELPDPVVMEVVAVVMGETLQAGSLAVEAIGVHLGTDMRRHWHADAAFFDQLRDREVLLAIVGEVAGADVATANGKEKAKALKGIIADHLDGANGRTQVSAWVPGWMAFPPAAYTARGGVGSVRAHARWGADLEAMVDAELAEGHPADVDMDIDGDVQSDTEAEAEAPPLAA